The following proteins are co-located in the Microplitis demolitor isolate Queensland-Clemson2020A chromosome 5, iyMicDemo2.1a, whole genome shotgun sequence genome:
- the LOC103579464 gene encoding uncharacterized protein C15orf61 homolog yields the protein MNKFKIFKFNNYFLSDAKKPLASEVLTSYLLQTQEPPWTSYFVKYRDIKNDQRGMSHFNWAVGNSNYHVLRTGCFPYIKYHCTKRPKQDLTLDDRFFKAIKIINLGIPTLLYGLAAIYLIRHQEPVKTSRGQVFIYFLLPEDKGSRY from the exons atgaataaatttaaaatatttaaatttaataattattttttgagtgaCGCGAAAAAACCACTTGCATCTGag GTTTTAACGAGCTACCTTTTGCAAACACAAGAACCGCCTTGGACATCGTACTTCGTGAAGTACAGGGACATAAAAAATGACCAACGAGGCATGTCACATTTCAATTGGGCTGTCGGTAATTCAAACTACCACGTGCTACGCACTGGATGTTTTCCTTACATCAAGTACCACTGTACGAAACGCCCGAAACAGGACCTCACACTTGATGACAGATTCTTCAAGGCTATCAAGATAATAAACCTTG GAATTCCTACTCTGCTTTATGGACTCGCTGCTATCTATTTAATACGGCATCAAGAGCCTGTCAAGACTTCGCGAGGTCAagtctttatatattttttacttcccgAAGACAAGGGATCAAGATATTGA